A genome region from Yoonia vestfoldensis includes the following:
- a CDS encoding cytochrome b, with protein sequence MPITTAPTGYSRLQIALHWLVFALIAQQYFFKDAMSAAWDRITDGLEAGFDPLVLAHVAGGALVLIFALWRLTLRARRGVPPAIEANKVQGILAKLTHVGLYALMILMPLSGSVAWFGGVDAAAQGHNVLKIVLLALIALHVVGALYHQFVLRDGTLARMRRAQG encoded by the coding sequence ATGCCCATCACAACCGCCCCCACCGGCTATTCCCGCCTGCAGATCGCGCTGCACTGGCTCGTCTTCGCGCTGATCGCGCAGCAATACTTCTTCAAGGACGCGATGTCGGCCGCTTGGGACCGCATCACCGACGGGCTGGAGGCAGGGTTCGACCCGCTCGTGCTGGCCCATGTGGCGGGCGGCGCGCTGGTGCTGATCTTCGCGCTATGGCGGCTGACCCTGCGCGCCCGGCGCGGTGTGCCCCCGGCGATCGAGGCCAACAAGGTGCAGGGTATCCTCGCCAAGCTTACCCATGTGGGCCTCTACGCGCTGATGATCCTGATGCCGCTCAGCGGCTCGGTCGCGTGGTTTGGCGGGGTCGATGCCGCGGCGCAGGGGCACAATGTGTTGAAGATTGTCCTGCTGGCACTGATCGCCCTGCATGTGGTCGGCGCGCTCTACCACCAGTTCGTGCTGCGCGACGGCACGCTGGCGCGGATGCGCCGGGCACAGGGCTGA
- a CDS encoding TetR/AcrR family transcriptional regulator: MSGRQSAEERKTQIVAEVLRLADKIGPDRLSTTDVARAVGLSQPAIFRHFPTKSALWLAVAEDIANRLQGSWNKAEAGAAGPQVRLRALIGAQLSAISDTPALPSILFSRELQVDNHALRDVFRGLLAVFQGRLVAAIRDSQATGDLRRDVSPEDVAILLTSLVQGVAIRWTLGARGFALVPEGLRLFDVQMVLLRVKEGACDEKTR; encoded by the coding sequence ATGTCCGGTCGTCAGAGCGCGGAAGAGCGAAAGACACAGATCGTGGCCGAGGTGCTGCGACTGGCTGATAAGATCGGACCCGACCGGCTGAGCACCACGGATGTCGCGCGTGCCGTAGGCCTCAGCCAGCCTGCGATCTTCCGGCATTTTCCAACCAAGAGTGCGCTCTGGTTGGCGGTGGCCGAGGATATAGCGAACCGGCTTCAAGGCTCTTGGAACAAAGCCGAGGCCGGGGCCGCCGGGCCACAGGTGCGCTTGAGGGCGCTCATCGGTGCACAGCTGTCAGCCATATCTGACACGCCCGCTCTGCCGTCGATCCTGTTCTCGCGCGAGTTACAGGTAGACAACCACGCTCTACGCGACGTGTTTCGCGGTCTTCTGGCCGTGTTTCAGGGCCGCCTTGTTGCAGCGATCCGGGATAGCCAAGCGACGGGGGATCTGCGCCGCGACGTCAGCCCGGAGGATGTCGCCATCCTGCTGACATCGCTCGTGCAGGGTGTCGCCATCCGCTGGACGCTCGGCGCGCGGGGCTTTGCGCTCGTGCCTGAGGGGTTGCGGCTGTTCGACGTGCAGATGGTACTTCTACGCGTGAAGGAGGGCGCTTGCGATGAGAAAACACGATAG
- a CDS encoding RrF2 family transcriptional regulator → MRLTSFTDYGLRVLMRMAGDPDRAHTAADLAAEFRISRNHLAKVISALAAAGLLQTRRGGGGGAMLARAPEDIRLGDVVAVLEADQALVECFASDTNTCTLTPHCRLKARLAHAETAFIDDLNRSTLADCVYRPESA, encoded by the coding sequence ATGCGCCTCACGTCCTTCACAGATTACGGGCTTCGCGTGCTGATGCGCATGGCAGGCGACCCCGATCGCGCGCACACTGCCGCCGATCTTGCCGCGGAGTTTCGTATCTCGCGCAACCATCTGGCAAAGGTGATTTCGGCACTTGCCGCAGCCGGTCTTCTGCAAACCCGGCGCGGCGGTGGTGGCGGCGCGATGCTGGCTCGCGCGCCCGAGGACATCCGGCTGGGCGATGTGGTGGCGGTGCTCGAGGCCGATCAGGCGCTGGTGGAGTGCTTTGCCTCCGACACAAACACCTGCACCCTGACCCCGCACTGCCGGTTGAAGGCGCGGCTGGCCCATGCCGAGACGGCCTTCATCGACGACCTTAACCGCAGCACCCTGGCCGATTGCGTCTATCGACCGGAAAGCGCCTGA
- a CDS encoding hemerythrin domain-containing protein: MDDVATAAVPQETVALIDHILTNYHEMHRADLASLIPLACRVEQVHADDPNAPKGLAQALTMLAREMEDHMTKEEMILFPAMRAGGGAGIEHPIAVMRADHDDHAESIALIRKLTADLTPPEHACGSWRSLYGGTATLLEELAVHIALENDVLFSRFEPAR, from the coding sequence ATGGATGACGTTGCCACCGCCGCAGTACCGCAGGAAACCGTCGCCCTCATCGACCACATCCTGACCAACTATCACGAGATGCATAGGGCGGACCTCGCATCGCTGATCCCTCTCGCGTGCCGCGTCGAACAGGTTCACGCTGATGATCCCAACGCCCCCAAGGGGCTTGCCCAAGCCCTAACCATGCTGGCGCGTGAGATGGAGGATCACATGACCAAGGAGGAAATGATCCTGTTTCCGGCGATGCGTGCGGGCGGTGGTGCGGGCATCGAGCACCCCATTGCGGTCATGCGCGCCGACCATGACGATCACGCCGAGTCCATCGCGCTGATCCGCAAACTGACAGCCGATCTGACGCCGCCAGAGCATGCCTGCGGCTCCTGGCGGTCGCTTTATGGCGGCACGGCGACGCTGCTTGAGGAACTGGCTGTTCACATCGCGCTGGAGAACGACGTACTTTTTTCCCGGTTCGAGCCGGCAAGATGA
- a CDS encoding 5-formyltetrahydrofolate cyclo-ligase produces MTKNGTYASPPCMAGEVDPAYVDPLGVDPGQARDVARWRRAERVRLAGLREGLGQAGRAQVSGRIAGHLGRVLRHRGVGQGTILSGYWPIKGEPDLRPAMANLHGAGVTIALPVVETRAAPLVLRRWTPQTKLVRGDWNIPVPPPDADMLVPDFALAPCLGWTDDCYRLGWGGGYFDRTLAALTPRPITIGIALNAARLPTIFPQPHDIPLDLILTEDGVAATRPDPRTHR; encoded by the coding sequence ATGACCAAGAACGGGACATATGCCTCGCCGCCTTGCATGGCTGGAGAGGTCGATCCCGCATACGTCGACCCGCTTGGTGTCGACCCCGGGCAGGCGCGCGATGTGGCGCGCTGGCGTCGGGCCGAACGGGTACGGCTGGCCGGGCTGAGGGAGGGCCTGGGTCAGGCCGGGCGGGCGCAGGTCTCAGGCAGGATCGCGGGTCATCTGGGGAGAGTGCTGCGCCACCGTGGGGTGGGGCAGGGGACAATCCTGTCAGGCTACTGGCCGATCAAGGGGGAACCCGACCTGCGCCCGGCCATGGCCAATCTGCACGGCGCGGGCGTGACCATTGCGCTTCCGGTGGTCGAGACGCGCGCCGCGCCACTGGTGCTTCGCCGCTGGACACCCCAGACCAAGCTGGTGCGCGGCGACTGGAACATCCCTGTTCCCCCGCCCGATGCTGATATGCTGGTGCCTGATTTCGCGCTCGCGCCCTGCCTGGGGTGGACCGACGACTGTTATCGGTTGGGCTGGGGTGGGGGCTATTTCGATCGGACGCTGGCCGCGCTGACACCACGCCCCATCACCATCGGCATCGCGCTGAACGCCGCCCGCCTGCCGACGATCTTTCCGCAACCCCATGACATCCCGCTCGACCTGATCCTGACCGAGGACGGCGTCGCTGCAACAAGACCAGACCCAAGGACACACAGATGA
- a CDS encoding NnrS family protein, producing MTTTTEQMRAWTGPAILTFGFRPFFFGAAIWAALAMALWVPMLSGHLTLPTAFDPVSWHAHEFLFGYLGAVVAGFLLTAVPNWTGRLPIVGWRLGMLVCLWLAGRVAIAVSGGVPALLVAVADLAFPVVFALLIAREIVAGKNWRNLIVLGMLGVFILGNALFHWEAAKGDYAAQGYGLRLGLGAGIMMIAVIGGRVVPSFTRNWLVKRRSAVLPMAPMQSFDKAALVVLALALVLWVALPLWTLTGLALALAGVLHALRLVRWAGYRTFAEPLVTVLHAGYAFVPLGALALAVEILLPGSFGMAGAQHLWMAGAIGLMTLAVMTRATLGHTGQPLTAGTGTVMIYAALTLSVLARVAAGVWPEISDPLHMVAGLGWIMAFGGFAVIYGALILRLPAAKRV from the coding sequence ATGACCACCACAACCGAACAGATGCGCGCCTGGACCGGACCCGCGATCCTGACCTTCGGGTTCCGCCCGTTCTTCTTCGGCGCGGCGATCTGGGCAGCGCTGGCGATGGCACTTTGGGTGCCGATGCTGTCGGGGCACCTGACGTTGCCCACCGCTTTCGACCCCGTGTCATGGCACGCGCATGAATTTCTGTTCGGTTATCTGGGCGCCGTTGTCGCGGGGTTCCTGCTGACCGCGGTGCCGAACTGGACCGGGCGCTTGCCGATCGTCGGCTGGCGTCTCGGGATGCTTGTGTGCCTTTGGCTGGCAGGGCGTGTGGCGATTGCGGTCTCGGGCGGCGTGCCTGCTTTGCTGGTGGCCGTGGCAGATCTTGCGTTTCCGGTTGTCTTTGCGCTGCTGATCGCGCGTGAGATCGTGGCGGGCAAGAACTGGCGCAACCTGATCGTGCTGGGGATGCTGGGGGTCTTCATCCTTGGCAATGCACTTTTCCACTGGGAGGCGGCAAAGGGCGACTACGCGGCCCAAGGCTATGGCCTGCGGCTGGGCCTTGGCGCGGGCATCATGATGATCGCCGTCATTGGCGGCCGTGTGGTGCCGTCCTTTACTCGCAACTGGCTTGTGAAACGGCGAAGCGCCGTCCTGCCCATGGCGCCGATGCAGTCCTTCGACAAGGCGGCGCTGGTGGTGCTGGCGCTGGCGCTTGTGCTGTGGGTTGCGCTGCCTCTCTGGACGCTGACCGGGCTGGCCCTTGCGCTGGCAGGCGTGTTGCACGCCCTGCGACTGGTCCGTTGGGCCGGGTATCGGACCTTTGCCGAACCGCTGGTGACGGTCCTGCACGCGGGCTATGCCTTCGTGCCGCTGGGGGCCTTGGCGCTTGCTGTGGAAATCCTGCTGCCTGGGTCCTTCGGGATGGCCGGTGCCCAGCATCTGTGGATGGCGGGGGCAATCGGGTTGATGACACTGGCTGTGATGACGCGGGCCACTTTGGGGCATACAGGGCAACCGCTGACGGCGGGGACAGGTACAGTGATGATCTATGCGGCCCTGACCCTATCGGTACTGGCGCGGGTCGCCGCAGGAGTCTGGCCTGAGATATCCGACCCGCTGCATATGGTTGCCGGTCTTGGCTGGATCATGGCCTTTGGCGGCTTTGCGGTGATCTATGGCGCGCTGATTCTGCGTCTTCCTGCGGCCAAACGGGTGTGA